The genome window CAGGAGTCATTCTTGGATCTCCTAGATACTTTTTGCCTTGTTTATGCGGGCCGTGCTCTAAGGTTGTGGCAAAATAAAGGAAGAATGGGTTGTCTTTTTTAACCGCCATATCAAGAAAGTTAATTGCACCTTCGGTGATCCAATCCTGATTATGTGCTTCTAACGCCTTTGGATATTGCCCAGGTACATTACCGGTATAAATTCTATCCGCATAATCAAAACCATTATCTTTATATGCTTTAATTTGTGCTTGCTGATTTTCACGCAGTTGCTTGATCACCTCAGCTTTAGAAACGTCAACGTTACGTTTAATTTTATGAATAATCTCGCTTTCATAAACATGATTCTTACCAACACCACCGGTAAAATAGCCACTTTTTTGTAGTACTTTAGCGATACTGTCATCATGCGGCTCAATATGAGTATTAAAAGCAACGTTAGCTTGCTTATATTTATCTAGATCATTGGTAAATCGACTATTGGTAGCACGGCTCGCAAGGTTACCGGTTAACACTGAAAAACGACTCGGCGTACACACAGTACTGGTTGCATACATTTGGTCAAAAATAATGCCTTCGTTGGCAAGTTTGTCAATATTGGGCGATAAGTTTAACGGCTTGCCTTGCTGGTCACGCCCTTCTTTTAAAAAATTAAAATCAATGCGATGTTGATCGTCAGTGACAATTAACACAATATTCGGCTGGGAGTTGCCATCTGCCGCCACATTAGTGGCCATGAACGAAGCTAACAGTAATGCAGTTATTTGGTAAAATTTACGATACATATTTTTCTCAATAGATTTATTTTTCTGATGACATTGTCACCAAACTGTCTATTAACGATAATAACCAAGCAAAAGCTAATTAACAAATACCTTTACACGCTCTTTACACTACACTTGAGCTGTAGATAATGATTACCAGGCACAAAAATACATTATTGCACTACCAAAATGCTGGTTAAAATTATGCGCTTTTTATCGGCAATTCTATATGCACAGCAAAACCATTTGGAAGGATATTTTCAGCCCATATTTTTCCCAGATGTGCAGCTACGGCTTTTTCAGCTATAGAAAGGCCAAGCCCGACGCCGCCAGATTTACGAGCCCGAGCGAGTTCAGGTCGGTAAAAAGCATCAAAAATAGTATTAATTTCCTCTTCCGGTACTCCTTCTCCATCGTCTTTTATGGTTATTTTGATCTGCCCATCTAACTCATGTTTATGGCAATAAACGTGAATATTTGATTTCGCATAGCGAATAGCATTTCTAATAATATTTTCCAAACAACTCAACAACTCAACTTTATTGCCAAGCATATAAATCCCCTTCTGCAAACTGCTATCAACGCTTATCCCCACTTGTTCAGCTTCAAATTTTGCATCATTAATCAAGGTAGTAACAAACTGGTGCATATCGATATATTCATTGCCTTTACGACAATGTAAATTATCTATTCGAGTAAAGTCCAATAATTCACTGAGCATCAAATTCATTCGATCGGCTTCGAGTTTTATTCGTTTTAACTCACTATTTAGCCCATCTTCATTTAATTTATTATCGGCAATACCAATGGCAATTTGCATCCGTGATAAGGGTGTTCTTAATTCGTGTGAAACATCACTTATCAGCCTAGTTCGCGAGCTTAATTGCTGTCCGATTTGCTCGCTCATAGCAGAAAAATCTTTTGCCAATTCGGCGAACTCATCGTTTCTGGCTAACAGCGATTGCAGGTTATTTTTGTCATTGATATTATTTGAAATGTCTCGCGTTGCCTGCTGCAATCGCTTTATCGGCCCCACTACTAAATAGGCCAATAAAAAGCTAAGAGGAAAACTAATTAAAAAAGCAGATATCAAAATACTGTAGGCGAACTCTTGAAAAAAAGCCGCCATGTAATCGCCGCTTAAAAAGGAAAATATTCGATGCGCATATACCCGGTAAGTAATTCCTGCAATTTCAACAGATAAGCCACCAAAGTAGATCCTCTCTTTAGTAGCAACAGACATTGGTAGCTGACTTTTCTGTACGTATTGATTGAGAGAGAGGATGACATCGGGTACCGGCTTTCCTAACCTGTCTGTGCCATTTGGGCTCAATACATAAACATTTTGCCATAAATGTGGCTTGTGCTGTTTTACCGTCAGTAGATACTTAGAAACTCTGCTAGTGATATCAGCAACTTGTTCGGTTAAGTGTGCAGGGGTTTGCTGATACCGAATACTGTCATTATTGAGCTGTAAAATAAAAAGGTTAAGGACAAATATCAACACAAAAGACAGCCAAAACCAGAGCAGTATCTTCCAGAATAAATTTGCCTTGATGAAATTGAATCTAATCATATCAAATGAAAGCTATCATCATGCTGTCGATCAAACGTCAGGATAAATTACGTATTGGTAACCAGTACCACGCACTGTTTTTATTCGCTCTCGTTCTTGTGAGTCCGGCCCCAACTTTTTTCTCAGGTTACTCACATGCACATCGATACTTCGATCATAGACCTTAAGTTGCTTACCTAATCCATTTTGGCTCAGCTCTTCCCTACTCACTAAATCTCCCGCCTTATCAATTAGCACCAACAATAAATCAAATTCAGTCGAGGTTAATTCAAGGTAGTCGTCAGCCAGCATAACCTGTCGACTGGTCTTTAAGACAGTGACATTGTCTAGCTGCATCACATCACTGTCTGATTTATTTGATTCAATGTTCAGGCTGCGTCTAGTTACGGCGCGTATCCTGGCAATGAGCTCGCGCGGATCACAAGGTTTGGCGATATAATCATCGGCTCCCATCTCTAAACCAGTAATACGATCAACCTTTTCCCCTCTTGCTGTTAGCATAATTACAGCAATGTCACTGTTTGTTCTCAGCTCTTTTAATGTGTCGAAACCGTTCAATTTAGGCATCATTACATCAAGGATCAGAATATCAAATACTTGAGTGTTTAGTATTTCAATGGCCGAGTGGCCATCTGGGACGGTTTGTACAGTCATGCCTTCTTGCTCAAGATATTCCTTGAGTAATTGGCATAGCTCTACGTCATCATCTGCGATCAATATTTTCATCGTTTTACTCTAACATACTTGTTATTGTCGATAATATTGAAAATTCTATTTTACAAACTTTTACAATATCTTAGAGGTCGCGGGAACAGCACTTTCGGTTATGGTTAGCAAACGAGTTTTCAATCGATTTATTAGTAATAGTGACAAAGCCTCCCCTTTGTCACTCTAAAGGTTAACCCAATTAATAAGGCAAATTCCCTGTTAACTTAGATTAAAATTGGTAACGTAACGATAAACGATAAGCTCTACCATAAGAGGTTATTTTTTTAACGCGCTTGTCAGATAAGTCTTCAAGATCACTATTCATTTCTTTGAAAACTCCATCAACGCCTTCATACCCTGTGGTATCAGTAAGTAGAAATAGCGTTTTATCATAACTGTTGGTTAAATTAGTAGCAGCAAACGATAACTTCAACTGTTTAGTTAAGTCCCAGTTAGCAGAGAAATCTAAGGTGCCTTTAGCATCACGTACCGTTGTACCAGCGCCACTATTTACCACTTCATCAAGTGATTCGCTTCGGTATGAATAAGCAAAACGATAACTCGACCAATCATTTTCCCAATAAACACGCGCATTAGCAGAATGCTTCGAAGTATTTGGGAAAGGTAAATTATTGTATGGTGACGATAAATCCTCTGGTACTGGTATTGCGTCACTGTCGGCATAAGTGTAATTAATCGAACTACCTAGATGCTTTAATAACCCCGGTAAAAAGTCATAGTGCTGCTGATAAGAAATCTCAATGCCTTTAATGTCAGCACTACCACCGTTCCTTTTGGCTTTATAGTCAACTTCAGCACATGGCAATGGATTATCTTCAGTAATTAGACTTTGATCAATTAAGCAATCTGGTGCGCCCTCATGACCATATAATGGGAAGTCTTCACCGGCAAACACTTTGCCTGTTCTCGTAGAGTAATTAAAACTGGCATAGTCTTTATAAAACACGTTAGCAGAAAGCAAGGCTCCTTCGTCAAAATACCACTCTAACGCCATATCATATTGGTCAGCTAGGTATGGCTTTAACACTGAATTGCCGCCGTCTCCACGAGGTGTATCACCTTCTACATCAGCCCGTACTTTATAACTTGGGCGAGTATCCCTAATTTTAGGTCTGGCCATCACTCGGGCAGCAGCTGCGCGAAATAATAAATCATCACTAATCGTCCAGGTTATGGTCGCACTCGGTAACCAGTTGTGATATTCATTCGTTTCGATGTTATTAAATTTATACAAGGTTTCAGTGGCATCACCACCGTTTTCTTCCAGCGCCATAAACGACATAACGTAATCAATGCCATCTGCAAACGCCATACTTGACTGGCTGTTCGCTTTAATTTCTGTGTTCGCATAACGCATGCCAAAGTTACCGCGCACTATGCCGTCTAAAAACTCAAAGTTTGCTTGCGCGTAGGCACCATAGGTAGTTTCCCTCTGCTCTGACGAGAGTGCAGGATCAACAGGAAAACCTTCCTGGTCAAAACCGTTAGGGGCTATTCTCGCTATGGTTTCTTGCATATTTGGATATATCCAAGATTGCGGGGCTCCAGCAGGTGCTATGCCATCAAGGAATTCACCACCGGTGATATTATTATCGGTAATACCGGTTGCCGAAAAAAGCCGCTCTTCAAAATAACTATTACCGAGTTTCATCGATTCATCTCGAACAAACTTAGTACGATCGGTATACTTAGCACCAAATTCAATCGAGGTGATTATTGAATCGTCAAATACTCGTTCAACATCTAGATAAGCACTGTGTTTGCTATCATCGACATCTCTGACCGTCTGACGAAACTGGGTTAATCTTAATGCCTCAGGATCGCTTGCATCAAACCTAGAACACATGCCCATTTCAGGTAAAAAATCATTTTCAGGTCCGTTAACATAGGTAACGCTACAGAAGTCATTCGCCACATTTTTAGGGCCATTTTCACCCCAGTTAGCTTGGTAACCGTCTTCTTCTTGTTGCGTATCTGAGTAACCTAAACGACCATTAATGCGCCAATAATCGCCAATAAGGTGCGAAACATTCAAGCCAAGCAACAAGGTGTCTGTGGTACTGTCTTTTTCTTTTGGCTGAACTATGCCAGTAGCACCTATTTGTTTGAAACCATAAACAGTATTAACATCGCCTTGCCCTTGATTCACATAGATTTCGTGATCAGTACCAGTTTTTTTAGCAAAGTTCTTCATTTGCATTTGGCTTTCTTGACGGTCAAGGTTTTGTCGAGTAAACGTAGTGTCTAAACGAATATCGGTATTTTCACCCGGTTGATACTGAACAGTAAAAGTACCACCCTTTTTAACTTTTTCATCGATAAAAAT of Thalassotalea fonticola contains these proteins:
- a CDS encoding ATP-binding protein, which produces MLIFVLNLFILQLNNDSIRYQQTPAHLTEQVADITSRVSKYLLTVKQHKPHLWQNVYVLSPNGTDRLGKPVPDVILSLNQYVQKSQLPMSVATKERIYFGGLSVEIAGITYRVYAHRIFSFLSGDYMAAFFQEFAYSILISAFLISFPLSFLLAYLVVGPIKRLQQATRDISNNINDKNNLQSLLARNDEFAELAKDFSAMSEQIGQQLSSRTRLISDVSHELRTPLSRMQIAIGIADNKLNEDGLNSELKRIKLEADRMNLMLSELLDFTRIDNLHCRKGNEYIDMHQFVTTLINDAKFEAEQVGISVDSSLQKGIYMLGNKVELLSCLENIIRNAIRYAKSNIHVYCHKHELDGQIKITIKDDGEGVPEEEINTIFDAFYRPELARARKSGGVGLGLSIAEKAVAAHLGKIWAENILPNGFAVHIELPIKSA
- a CDS encoding response regulator transcription factor, giving the protein MKILIADDDVELCQLLKEYLEQEGMTVQTVPDGHSAIEILNTQVFDILILDVMMPKLNGFDTLKELRTNSDIAVIMLTARGEKVDRITGLEMGADDYIAKPCDPRELIARIRAVTRRSLNIESNKSDSDVMQLDNVTVLKTSRQVMLADDYLELTSTEFDLLLVLIDKAGDLVSREELSQNGLGKQLKVYDRSIDVHVSNLRKKLGPDSQERERIKTVRGTGYQYVIYPDV
- a CDS encoding TonB-dependent receptor, which encodes MRRQFSKSKIASYVCLALASSTTFAAEEVEIADEIEVIEVTGVRSSLTGEVAAKRASDAISDSIIAEDMGKSSDENIAEAISRIAGISLDEGGSTITVRGIEAALNDIKLNGVSMTSSTDDQAVDLSLFSADMLSRIDVVKSPAANQEEGSLGASINLQTRSPLSSKKTKHIFSTEARYNELNEETTPRFSYSFVKNASDTLGFAGSFFHDKQIMRKEEISTNSWDLIHFYDVDKGGEAIDNQSVGTKIYDFDTGAELTTITALTAGRGGIKNKIFIDEKVKKGGTFTVQYQPGENTDIRLDTTFTRQNLDRQESQMQMKNFAKKTGTDHEIYVNQGQGDVNTVYGFKQIGATGIVQPKEKDSTTDTLLLGLNVSHLIGDYWRINGRLGYSDTQQEEDGYQANWGENGPKNVANDFCSVTYVNGPENDFLPEMGMCSRFDASDPEALRLTQFRQTVRDVDDSKHSAYLDVERVFDDSIITSIEFGAKYTDRTKFVRDESMKLGNSYFEERLFSATGITDNNITGGEFLDGIAPAGAPQSWIYPNMQETIARIAPNGFDQEGFPVDPALSSEQRETTYGAYAQANFEFLDGIVRGNFGMRYANTEIKANSQSSMAFADGIDYVMSFMALEENGGDATETLYKFNNIETNEYHNWLPSATITWTISDDLLFRAAAARVMARPKIRDTRPSYKVRADVEGDTPRGDGGNSVLKPYLADQYDMALEWYFDEGALLSANVFYKDYASFNYSTRTGKVFAGEDFPLYGHEGAPDCLIDQSLITEDNPLPCAEVDYKAKRNGGSADIKGIEISYQQHYDFLPGLLKHLGSSINYTYADSDAIPVPEDLSSPYNNLPFPNTSKHSANARVYWENDWSSYRFAYSYRSESLDEVVNSGAGTTVRDAKGTLDFSANWDLTKQLKLSFAATNLTNSYDKTLFLLTDTTGYEGVDGVFKEMNSDLEDLSDKRVKKITSYGRAYRLSLRYQF